The DNA sequence CGCTGGTCATGTGAAGAGACTCCTGCATACAAGGCAACACCACCTTCATTCTTCGGAGTGGGATAGACGGGAATGGTTCCAGTTGGCATCTGTTCAGACCTTACGGGCAATTGCCCTGCACGGAACCAACGACAGGCCGTCTTGTAATCTATGCCTTGTTCCCGCGCCCAATCCGCCAACTTCATTTGACCCTACATAAGCACATATGGTATTGAAGTTTCCTGCTGCTAATTACCCTTTGCTGTCCACTCGATATCAAGAGTAGATTGACAGGGGCTAAATAACTGCTTTGTACTGACCACGGCAAAAGTCTTTATCGGAATTGACAGATGACGCAGCCATGCAAACTGAAGGACTTACCTATGCGTCCTCAGGTGTTGACATCGATATCAAAAGCAGTTTCATCCGCACGGTTGTGAAGGAACTCAGGTTCAGCAGAAGGACATTCCGTCCTGAAATTGGTGTGGGGCACTTCACCTCAGCAATACGCATTGGATCCAGACTGCTCACTCTTTCAACCGACGGCGTCGGATCAAAAATGCTCATCGCAAGGAAACTAAACAAGTGGGATACCGTAGGAATAGACTGCATAGCCATGAATGTAAACGATACAATATGCATCGGTGCGGAACCGATTGCTGTTGTCGATTATATCGCAACACCAAAGATTGAAATGGAGATCGCTTCGGCGATAGGAAAAGGACTGAACAGGGGAGCAGCCAGAGCCAACGTAACCGTTGTCGGGGGCGAGGTCGCAATCCTCACCGATATGCTCAATGAAGTCGATCTGTCTGGAAGTTGCCTCGGTATCGTGGAGAAAAAGAAAATGATTACCGGGAATACAATCATGCCCGGAGATAAAATAATCGGACTCTCGAGTTCCGGTCTCCATTCAAACGGTTTTACCCTTGTTCGCCGGCTTCTGGAGGACGGCTTACTGGACCTTGATGCAAAAATTGGAAACAAGACACTGGCGGAAATAATAATGTCTCCGACAAGGATTTACGTCAGGGGGGTGCTCGATGCGCTCCGATCGGGAGGCATTACGGGTCTCGCCAACATAACCGGCGGGGGGATGAGAAATATTATAAGGCTCAATGACAGTCTTCACTTTCGAATAGATTCTCTTCCACGTATTCCTGAGATTTTTAGTCTTATTGCAGAAGCTGGAAAAGTGTCTGATCGCGAGATGTTTCAAACCTTCAATATGGGTGTGGGATTCATGGTCGTATGCAGGGAAGATTCCTGTGAAAAGGTGATTAAGAGACTGAAGAAGAACGGTGTGTCGGCATTTGAGATTGGCAGTGTAGAAAAAGGCAGTGGATTGACGCTTGTGGACCATGACATTCATTACAGCGCATATTGAGCTTTACTTGCATGTTTTGGGAGATGCGGTGTATGAGCCGTGATAACGGCAGCATCCTGGTATTCAATGGAAGAATTTTTACCGGGCACAGATTCGTCGAATCAATACTGATATCAGATGGTCGGGTGGTATACGCAGGCTCTTCGGGTGAAATAACGGAAAAGTCCGCAGGACAGGGAATTGAACGACTGGATGCACAGGGGAGGATCGTACTTCCGGGCCTTACCGACAGTCACATGCACCTGCTTGAAACCGGGACAGAGATGATGATGGGCACACTGAAAGGATATGCAAGCATCGAATCAATGGTGTCGGATCTCAGGAACAAATGCGGAAAAATGCCGTTTCTCGTGTCAGGAGGATGGGATGAGGAAAATTTCAGTGAGCGCAGGCTTCCCGAAAGGAAGGACCTGGACAGGATATCCACCGATGCCCCGGTAATGCTTTTCAGGTTCTGCCATCATGTTGTTTCTGTTAACTCATTTGTTATAGAAAGACTCGGTCTGGAAGACGCAGAGGATGTGGACGGAGGAATTGTCGGTCACGACTCCTCCGGAAGAATGAACGGCATACTCATTGACAGGGCAATAGATTATCTCCTCGGTTACAGAAGCAGTCTCCTTCAGTCTATTGCAGCCGACGCTATGTGTCTCGCCGCCGATTATGCCATTTCGAGGGGCATCACAACACTGATGTCTCTGGATTGTGACTCGCTTGAATTGCAGAGGTGCATTGAACTCGTTTCATCAAAAAGAATGAAATGCCGACTGAGACTTTTCCTTTCGAAGAGTACATTTTCCGATTATCTTGCTTCCGGTGCAATTCCTGAGGATGACATGTTCAGGGTTGCGGGCGTAAAGCTGTTCGCAGACGGCAGTTTTGGCGGTAGAACAGCCCTTCTGTCCAAACCGTACGAGGACAGCAACACATCGGGATTGTGCCTGATGGATGTCGGCGACTTGACTGAGGAATTACGGAAGGCAGCCGCTGCAGGAAAA is a window from the Candidatus Sysuiplasma jiujiangense genome containing:
- the purM gene encoding phosphoribosylformylglycinamidine cyclo-ligase, yielding MQTEGLTYASSGVDIDIKSSFIRTVVKELRFSRRTFRPEIGVGHFTSAIRIGSRLLTLSTDGVGSKMLIARKLNKWDTVGIDCIAMNVNDTICIGAEPIAVVDYIATPKIEMEIASAIGKGLNRGAARANVTVVGGEVAILTDMLNEVDLSGSCLGIVEKKKMITGNTIMPGDKIIGLSSSGLHSNGFTLVRRLLEDGLLDLDAKIGNKTLAEIIMSPTRIYVRGVLDALRSGGITGLANITGGGMRNIIRLNDSLHFRIDSLPRIPEIFSLIAEAGKVSDREMFQTFNMGVGFMVVCREDSCEKVIKRLKKNGVSAFEIGSVEKGSGLTLVDHDIHYSAY
- a CDS encoding amidohydrolase; its protein translation is MSRDNGSILVFNGRIFTGHRFVESILISDGRVVYAGSSGEITEKSAGQGIERLDAQGRIVLPGLTDSHMHLLETGTEMMMGTLKGYASIESMVSDLRNKCGKMPFLVSGGWDEENFSERRLPERKDLDRISTDAPVMLFRFCHHVVSVNSFVIERLGLEDAEDVDGGIVGHDSSGRMNGILIDRAIDYLLGYRSSLLQSIAADAMCLAADYAISRGITTLMSLDCDSLELQRCIELVSSKRMKCRLRLFLSKSTFSDYLASGAIPEDDMFRVAGVKLFADGSFGGRTALLSKPYEDSNTSGLCLMDVGDLTEELRKAAAAGKMAAVHAIGDRAIANVLKAASNAQIPGNRLRIEHLALTPPEIVKRLSEFRPLLVVQPHFLVGDWWLPARLGDRAKHCYLFRTFAEKGLEPVGSSDSPVEPLDPWTGILSATDRGKHAGVEMSAITSSEAVDTIDAIKMYTAWSGKASNESGIIGSLEPGGYGDFIMMMEKDIDALLRNSMVMRSYVGGRLVFEAE